One genomic window of Pocillopora verrucosa isolate sample1 chromosome 8, ASM3666991v2, whole genome shotgun sequence includes the following:
- the LOC131791253 gene encoding PHD finger protein 21A, with translation MELEKLQSQLKSQLQQHQILIHQIKTDPQNPDLQKKLQSLQAHITSLSEQQSHVVKQLRQELMNKAEFRGEENNVKSPLSDNHSNNITSPDNKEAVFASSKPLVKIEPSIKMEMSIKTEPQDVKPFKVASQQKPLPIQLPRIKPKPPPVVLVTPQTIAGVQMSPMFSPVHPQSSMKGSVNITTPYQQNNRAPQSSFRHGGRPFPTHHLQPILPRPTPQSNSLPIQDTGKQAIKTIEPKKMEFMAALGLITPQTLIEIQLKRQERKRRSTCISPQNALDIDPEPKRIKKITMLPVKRGRGRPPKFNSAPNSPKPTSPVPNGFAENGKLKKFKYKRFVTMDSPVDEDDNHDEVCAICKESGELLLCDTCNLVYHMSCLDPPLTSVPPGMWLCPKCRERVKEDEPMPWPGTLAVVHSYLAHKTAKEEEKNKLLKRSEELKAERVELEAKAKQLSNAIMEQMQAKSELSASNKSAQNSVDRLIKFIEVVQSL, from the exons ATGGAGTTGGAGAAATTGCAGTCGCAGTTGAAAAGCCAACTTCAGCAACACCAG ATTCTTATTCATCAAATAAAGACAGATCCACag AATCCCGACCTTCAGAAAAAGTTACAGAGTCTTCAAGCCCATATTACAAGTTTAAGCGAACAACAG AGTCATGTTGTGAAGCAGTTGAGGCAAGAATTAATGAACAAAGCAGAATTTAGGGGAGAG GAAAACAATGTAAAATCACCACTAAGTGATAACCATTCAAACAACATCACCTCACCGGACAACAAGGAAGCAGTATTTGCATCGAGTAAACCTCTGGTCAAAATAGAGCCTTCCATTAAAATGGAGATGTCAATCAAAACAGAACCACAGGATGTTAAGCCCTTTAAGGTCGCCTCTCAGCAGAAGCCACTGCCGATCCAGCTCCCAAGAATAAAGCCAAAGCCACCACCTGTGGTTCTCGTCACCCCTCAG ACTATTGCCGGTGTGCAGATGAGCCCAATGTTTTCTCCCGTTCATCCTCAGTCTTCCATGAAAGGTTCAGTCAACATTACCACACCTTATCAACAGAATAACAGAGCTCCTCAGAGTTCATTCAGACATGGTGGAAGACCATTCCCTACTCATCATCTTCAGCCAATACTGCCACGCCCCACTCCTCAAAGCAATTCTTTACCAATTCAGGATACTGGAAAACAAGCAATAAAGACTATTGAACCCAAG AAAATGGAGTTCATGGCTGCTCTTGGACTTATTACACCACAGACGTTGATTG AAATTCAGCTCAAGAGACAAGAACGGAAAAGAAGGAGTACTTGTATATCTCCACAGAATGCACTAGATATAGACCCAGAG CCCAAACGAATTAAGAAGATAACAATGTTACCAGTTAAAAGAGGCAGAGGTCGACCTCCCAAGTTCAACAGTGCACCAAACTCACCAAAACCTACTTCACCTGTCCCTAATGGTTTTGCTGAAAATGGAAAgctcaaaaaatttaaatataagcGCTTTGTTACAATGGATTCTCCAGTTGATGAG GATGATAATCATGATGAAGTATGTGCCATCTGTAAAGAGAGTGGAGAACTACTGCTTTGTGACACTTGTAATTTAGTTTATCACATGAGCTGTCTAGATCCTCCGCTAACCTCTGTTCCTCCTGGCATGTGGCTTTGTCCTAAGTGTCGG gaAAGAGTCAAAGAGGATGAACCCATGCCTTGGCCTGGTACTTTAGCAGTGGTACATTCATACTTAGCTCACAAAACAG caaaagaagaagaaaagaataaacTCTTAAAAAGAAGTGAAGAGTTAAAAGCGGAGAGAGTGGAACTAGAGGCCAAAGCTAAGCAGCTCAGTAATGCAATCATG GAACAGATGCAGGCCAAAAGTGAACTCTCAGCCAGCAACAAATCCGCACAGAATTCTGTTGATAGATTGATTAAATTTATTGAAGTGGTTCAGAGTTTATGA